TCGAATTCCGTTCGCTGCGCCGTGCGTTCGGCGCCACCACCGCGCTGGACGGCCTCGATCTCACCGTCCGGCCGGGCGAACTGCTCGCCCTGCTCGGCCCCTCCGGCTGCGGCAAGACCACCGCACTGCGCATCCTGGCCGGGTTCGAGCAGCACGACGGCGGCCAGGTGCTGGTCGACGGCGAGGACATCACCCGGATCCCCGCGCACCGGCGCGACGCGGGCATGGTGTTCCAGTCCTACAGCCTCTTCCCGCACCTGACGGCCGCCGACAACGTGGCCTTCGGGATGCGGATGCGCGGCGCCGCCAAGGCCGCGCGGCGCAAGCGCGCGCTGGAACTGCTGGAGCTGGTCGGCCTTCCGCAGCACGCCGACCGCTACCCGCACCAGCTCTCCGGCGGACAGCAGCAGCGCATCGCGCTGGCCCGCGCGCTGGCCCTGGAGCCGAGGGTGCTGCTGCTGGACGAGCCGCTCTCCGCGCTCGACGCCAAGGTGCGGCTGAGCCTGCGCGAGGAGATCCGCCGGCTCCAGCAGGAGCTGGGCATCACCACCCTGTTCGTCACCCACGACCAGGAGGAGGCGCTGTCGATGGCCGACCGGGTCGCCGTACTGCGCGCGGGCCGCCTGGAGCAGTGCGCGACGCCGTCCGAGCTGTACGCCCGACCGGCCACCGCCTTCGTCGCCGAGTTCGTCGGCACCATGAGCCGCATCCCCTGCGAGCGCGCCGGTGAGGGGGTCGAGGTGCTCGGCCGCCGCCACCCGGTGGACGGCGCCGTGCCCGCCGACGGTGAACTGCACGTGCTGGTCAGGCCGGAGAAGGTCGCTCTGACGCCGGCCGAGGGCGGCCCGGCGCTGGTCGTGGCCGCGTCCTTCCTGGGCGCCGTCACCCGGCTGACCGTCCGGCTCGCCGACGGCACCGAGGTGAAGGCCGACCTGCCGACCGAGGCCGCCGCCGTCCTCCCGATCGGCAGCACGGCCGACATCACCCTGCCCGAGCGGCCGGTCCTGGTGGACCGGCGTCCGGCCTGAGACCGTCGGGTACGGCCCCGCAGCGCCCTCGGCACTCCCAGCGCCCTCGGTGCCACCTCGCCACCTCGCCGGGGTTCCGGAGACCGGGATGCCGGAGCGCCGGTGCACCGGGATGCCGGGGCACCGCGGCGCCGCACGACCCGCTCGACTCCCGCAGGACCCGCACCACTCGAAGCGCCCGAAAAGGTACCGCCATGCCTGACACCGCCATGTCCGACTCCGCCCCGCCCTGGGCCCCGCCCGCCGCCGTCCTGTTCGACATGGACGGCACCCTGGTGGACACCGAGCACCTCTGGTGGCAGGCCGCCGCCGAACTCGCCACCGAACTGGACCTCACCCTCACCGAACGGGACGTCCCCGAGGTGCTCGGCCGGGCCGTCGAACACACGGCGGCGCACCTGCACCGCAGTAGCGGCACCGCCCGGAGCGAGGCCGACCTCGTCGAGCGGCTCGGCGACAGCTTCGCCGGAAAGGTCGCCACCGAGATCGTCCCCCGCCCGGGTGCGCTCGCCCTGCTGGCGGCCCTGCACGACGCGCGGGTGCCGACCGCCCTGGTGTCGGCCTCCCCGCGCCGGGTCGTCGACCTGGTGCTCGGCAGCATCGGCAGCGAGTGGTTCACCGTCACCCTGGCGGCCGAGGACACCGAGCGGACCAAGCCCGCCCCCGACCCCTACCTCGCCGCCGCCGGCCTGCTCGGTCTCGACCCGGCCACCTGCGTCGCCGTCGAGGACACCCCCACCGGCGTGGCCTCGGCCCACGCGGCGGGATGCGCGGTGCTCGCCGTACCGTCCGCCGTCCCGATCGGGGCGGCCCCCCGGGTCACTCTGCTCGACAGTCTGGAGCAGGCGGACCTGGCCCTGCTCGGGAAGCTCGCCGCCGCCCCGGCGGTTTGACGGGCCGTGCCCTATCTGCTGCTGAGCCTCGCCATCGTCAGTGAAGTCTGCGCGACCAGTTGCCTGAAGCTCACCGAGGGCTTCAGCCGGCTCTGGCCGAGCCTGGGCGTGGGCGTGGGCTACGTGCTCTCCTTCGCCCTGCTCGGACAGGCTCTGAAGCACATACCGGTCTCCGTCGCGTACGCGGTCTGGTCCGGGGCCGGGACAGCCGCCGTGGCCGGCATCGGCGTCCTCGCCTTCGGCGAGAGCCTCGGCCGAGCCCAGTGGCTGGGCCTCGCCCTGATCATCGCCGGCGTGGTGGCGCTGAACCTGCGCGGCGGTCACTGACGCCGGGCGGGTCGCGTCGATCGGATTCCGCGACGGCCACGGGGCCGCCACGGGGCCGCCGGCCGCCTTCCACCGGGGCGGTAACGGCGGGCTGAGGGGCGCGGAGCCGGGCGGACCGTGGCCGCCTCTGGTCACGGCCGAATGTCCCACCATGCCGACTGCGACGCGCGGTGTGAGCGGATGGACAGAATATGTAGGCCGGTCTATTCTTTCGGCATGGGAGCAAAAGGCGAGGAGACACGCGCCCGACTGATCGCCGCCACCCGGGCGCTCATCGAGGCGCAGGGCTACTTCGGCACCGGGCTCAACCAGGTACTGGCCGAGAGCGGGGCACCACGAGGCTCGCTGTACTTCCACTTCCCCTCCGGGAAGGACCAACTGGTCACCGCCGCCCTGACCGAAGCAGGCCAGGAGATCAGCGGACTCATCGACTCCTTTGCCTACGAGAAGCTCAGCGCGGCGGTCATCGTCCGACGACTGCTGGACGCGTTCAGCGACCGGATGGAAGGGTCCGCCTACAGCAAGGGCTGCCCGATCGCCACCGTGGCCCTGGAGGTGGCGGGCGGGAACGAGGAGCTGCGGCGGGTCTGCGCCGAGGTCTACGACACCTGGCAACAGGCGCTGGCCGCACAGCTGGTGACCGAGGGGCGGGCACCGGGGGCGGCCGACGCCACCGCCGGCGCGGTGCTGGCCCAGTTCGAAGGCGCACTGCTGCTCGCCCGTGTACGACACAGCCATACGCCGCTGGACCAGGCCGCGCTCACGATCCAGCTGCTGCTCGCCATGTCCTGAGTCGGGCAGGGCAGGGGTGGTCGGGGCCGGCATGGGACCAGAAATATGTAGACCGGTCCAGCCAGGAGCACTCTCCGCCCCACCGCCAGCCAGCACCGCCGCGTCGGGCGCCCGCACCGATGCACACCGCGACGGGGCCGGCGCGGCCTGTCGCGCACGAACGACGAGCCCTCTCGCACACCACCGGCACCGCGCCTCACACCCGCCCCACACCCTCCACTCCTCGCCGGCCCTCCCACTCTCGACTGCGCTCAAATTATGTAGATCGGTCTACCGATAGGAGCTCTCATGCCCTCCCCCCTCCCCGACCCCAGCCCCGAACCCGCCCCGCAAGCCCCCACCACCCTGCAAGCCCCGCAAGCCCCCACCACCCCGCAAGCCCCACAAGCCCCACAAGCCCCACAAGCCTCCACCCTGCAAGCCCCACAAGCCCCCGGCACTCTCGTGCTCGGCGCCTCCGGTTTCATCGGCCGCTGGCTCGTCCTCGAACTCCTGACCTCCGGCCGCACGGTCGCCGCCGCCGTCCGGGGTGGCGCGCGGCGCGACAGCGAGTTCCGCGAGTGGCTCCGCGGGCACGGCGCGGACGACCGCGGGCTGATCACGGTCGAAGCCGACATCACCCGCCCCGGGCTGGGCCTGGGCCCGCTCGACGACGCACGCCTCGCGACCGTCCGCGACGTCTTCAACACCGCGGCCCTCTACCGCTTCGGGCTGCCCAGAGCAGACGCCTACGAGGCCAACGTGGGCGGCGCGCTGCACGCCCTGCGCTGGGCGTCCACCCGACCGCGGCTCCGCCGCCTCGTGCACATCTCGGGCTATCGCGTCGGGGGTGGCCCCGCCGTCTTTCCGCTCCCGGCCCACGAGGCCGATGCGCGATACGCCCGACTCGGTGCCTACGAGGCGTCGAAGCTGGAGGGCGACGCGGCGGTCCGCAGCGAGGCGGTCAGGCTGGGTGTGCCGCTGACCGTGGTCAACCCGAGCAGCGTGATCGGACACTCCGTCACAGGCGAGGCAGGCCAGTACCTCGGACTGGCCACCGTCGTCGAGCAGTTGTGGCACGGCCGCCTCCCCGCGCTTCCCGGCAGCCGGCGTACCTTCCTCCCCGTGGTGGCGATCGACCATCTGGCCCGGTTCCTGGCGGCTGTGCCCGGGCACGAGAGCGACCCGGTCAGTCTTCACACGGTGCTCGACCCGGCGACGCCCGATCTCCCCGAGCTGGTCAACATCGTGGCCGAACACCTCGGCGTTCGCGCACCGCGCCGGCACGTCCCGACGGCCGTCCTTCGCCGGCTGCCCCGCGCGCTCACCCGCACGGATCCCGACACGCTCTCCTTCCTCTCCGAGGACCGCTACGACACCTCCTCCGCCGACCGGTTGGCCGAGGCCGCCGGTCTCCGGCATCCACCCGTCGAGGAGTTGCTGCGACGCTGGGCCGGCCGACTGGTCGCCGATCGGTTCGGCGCCGCACCGGGACCGGTGCTCGGCGGAGCCTGCGGCCGGCCGCCCGGCTCCTTCATCGGGCTCGCCGGGAGCCGCAGTTACGTCGCGGGTGAGCGGGAGGCACCCGGCTACGTCCTGCTGCACGGCCTTCCGCTGGACTCGGACAGCTGGCACGAGCTCGCGGACCGCCTCCCGGCGCCCTCGCTGCTCGCCGACCTGCCCGGGCTCGGGCGATCGTCACCCGCCACCGGCAGCACCGCACAGTGGGTCGCGGAGCTGCTGGCGCCGGTCCGTTCACGGCCCGTGATCGTCGCGCACTCGGCGGCCGCCGGTCCCGCGCTGCTCCACGCGGCGGCGCACCCCGAACAGGTGGCCGGTGTGGTCCTGTTGGCGCCGTACTTCCTGCAGCCGCGCCCACCCCGGGCGGTCCGGACCGTCCGGATCACCGCGACGGTCCTGCGCCGGGCTCCCTCCCGCCTCCTGGCCGGTGCTCTGCTCGGCCAGGCCCCCCGCAGTGCGGAGGTCGACGCCACGGTGGCCGCAGCAGCGCTCGGCCTGCGCCGGCCGGGTGTCGCCGGACGAACCGCTCGCCATCTTCGGAGCATCCAACTGCGCTCGCACAGAGCGGCCTTGATGGATCTGCTCCGATCCAGCCCGGTGCCCGTACAGCTGGTGACCGGCGAGTTCGACCCGCTGACGGTACCGGTTCCCGCCAACCCCGCGATCGCACTCCCGGTCGTCACCGTGTCGGGCGCGGGCCATTACCCGCAGCTGAGTCACTCCACCCGACTCGCCGATGTCCTGGCCGAGACGATCGCCGCCCCGCCCCTGGAGCCGACCGGCGCAGGGCAGACCAGCACCGGGCGGATGAGCACCCGGCAGACCAGCACCCGGCCGAACTCGGGCCCGACCGACACCGTTCGCACCGACGGGCGATGATCCTCGATCGGCCGAACCACCGGGCCACCGGACCGCCAGACCGACCCGCAGCGAGCTCGACCCGGCGCAGGCCCACACTCAGGCCCACACCCAGGCCCCCGCCCAGGCCCCCGCCCAGGCGCCCCCGACCGGCCCCGGCCGGCAGCCCCACCGAGACCATCAGCCCCGAGCCCACCCGAAACCACCCGAGCCCACCCGGCGGGGTCACCCGCCGAATCCGCCCACCCCGCCTGTGCCGCAGTGGAGTTACCGCGTACCCCGGCGGCCGGCCACTCGCCGTTCACGCGCAGGACGCCGCCCTTCGGGTCAATAGGTGCAGTTGTACAACCAACTTGACCTGAAGGATCCCCGTGGCCACAGGCAGCACCCTCACCCTCAGCTCAACCGGCAGTCCCACCGAAGGTGACAAGCTCACCTTCCACTGGACCACCGGCGCACCCGACGCCAAGAACTGGGTGGGCGTCTACGACGGCACCCGCCAGCCCGGCACCGGTTCCTCGCTGCTCTGGAAGTACACGCCCGGAGGCTCGGGCGACGTCCAGTTGGACACCTCCGCGCTCACCGGCGGCCCCTACACGGCCTATCTGCTCGCCAAGGACGGCTACGGCATCCTGGCGCAGAGCGCGCCGTTCACCTTCCGGCCGAAGCCCGCCGTACCGCGCCCGCACGCGGCGGTCGACGCGCTGACCGCGACCGCCGTGACGCCGGGTGCGGCCGTCACCGTGAAGCTCGGCAAGCTCTGGGCCCGGCCCGCCGGCAACCCGGCCGGCACGGCGACCTTCCGCCGGATCGGCGGCGACGGCTGGCTGTCCGTCGCCGCCGACGGAACGGTGACCGGCACCGCGCCCACGACCGCCCCCGCGCACCCGGCCGTGCTCACCGTCGCGGTCAAGGACAGCGCCGGCGCCACGGACACGATGACCGTCCTGGTGCCGGTGCGCCCCGCCGCCGGGCCGCTGCGGCTCAAGACCGCCGCCTGGAACCTGTGGGACGCGGGAACCCACGTCACCGACGCGCTGGAGAAGCAGCTGCGGGTGATCCTCACCCAGGGGCTGGACGTGCTGGCGCTCCAGGAGACCGCCGGCACCGCGGCCCAGGCCCTGGCCGACGCGCTCGGCTGGTACGCCTACCAGAGCGCCGGCAGCGTCGGCGTGCTCAGCCGTTACCCGCTCACCGCCGTCACCGCGGTGACCTCCGCCCTGCCCGCCGCCGGCGTCACCCTGCAGCTGCCCGGCGGCCGCACCGCCCGGTTCTGGGCCGCCCACCTGAGCGAGGCCGGCTACGGCCCGTACGCCGTGCAGGACGGCCAGAGCGCGGCCCAGGTGGAGGCGGCTGAGAACGCCTCCGTCCGTCTGCAGCAGGCCAGGGCACTGGCGACGGCGGTCAAGGCGGACGTCCTCACCGGCGCTCCGGTACTGCTGGCGGCGGGCCTCGCCTCACCCTCCCACCTGGACTGGACGGCGGCCACCGGCCGGCCGCTCAACTGGCCGGTCACCGTGGCACTCCAGGCCGCCGGCCTGACCGACGCGTTCCGCAGCGCGCATCCCGACCCGGTGGCTCTTCCCGGCAACACGTGGTCCCCGACCCGCAAGGTACGGGGCAGCAAGCCGGAGCCGCAGGACCGGATCGACCAGGTGCAGTTCGCCGGCCCGCTCACCCTGGTCGAGGCCCACACCCTGGCCACCGGCTGGCCCCAGGCCGACCCCGCGACGGCCGCCAACGAGTGGCCCTCGGACACCGCCGCCGCCGTCGCCACCTTCACCCTCTGAGAGGCCGGTCCACCATGCCCGAGCTTTCCCGCCGTAGCTTCGTCGGCGCCACCGCGGCGGCGACCGCCACCGCCCTCGTCGGTCTCGACGCCGCTCCCGCCACCGCGGCGACGCCGGCCGCCGGCAGTGTCGCGGATGTGAAGCACGTGGTGATCCTGATGCAGGAGAACCGCAGCTTCGACCACTACTTCGGCACCCTGAACGGCGTCCGCGGCTTCAACGACAAGCAGGCGCTGCAGTTCCCCGACGGTACCGACGTGTACCGCCAGCCCGACGCCGGGCGCAGCGACGGCGGCGTGATGCTGCCCTACCGGATGGACACCTCGAAGTACAACTCCCAGAACGCCGGCGGCCTCGCCCACGACTGGGCGACGGGCCACCAGGCCATCAACAACGGCGCGATGAACAAGTGGGTGGCCGCCAAGGGCGAGCGCACCATGGGGTACTTCACCCGCGCCGACATCCCCTACCAGTACGCGCTCGCCGACGCGTTCACCCTCTGCGACGCGTACTTCTGCTCACTGGCCGGCCCCACCGACCCGAACCGGCTCTACCTGTGGACCGGCACCTCGGGCCCCGGGCGCGACGGCACCACCGGCCCGTGGATCGACAACACCCCCGTCACGGACAACCCGGTCGCCGACTGGACGACGTACGCCGAGCGGCTGCAGGCCGCCGGGGTGAGCTGGCGGGTCTACCACAACCCGAGCAAGGACGACCGCACCGGCGACTACGACGACAACGCCCTCTCGTACTTCAAGCAGTTCCACAACTTCCCCACCACCGACCCGCGGTACGTGAACGCGATGACGAAGTCCGACCCCGCCGCCTTCGACGCGCACTGCAAGGACGGCAGCCTGCCCACCGTCTCCTGGCTGGTCGCGCCCTACCTGTTCTCCGAACACCCCAACGCCGGCCCCGCCTACGGCGCGCACTGGGTGGACCAGGCCCTGCAGTCGCTGATGTCCAATCCCGAGGTGTGGAAGCACACCGCCTTCCTGGTGATGTACGACGAGAACGACGGCTACTTCGACCACGTGATCCCGCCCACCCCCGAGGCCGGCACGGCCGAGGAGTTCACCCAGGGTCGCGCGATCGGCCTCGGAAACCGCGTCCCGCTCTGGGTCGCCTCGCCCTGGTCCCGCGGTGGCTACGTCAACTCCCAGGTCTTCGACCACACTTCGGTCCTGCGGTTCCTGGAGACCGTCACCGGCGTCGCCGAGCCCAACATCTCCGCCTGGCGCCGCGCCGTCTGCGGCGACCTCACCAGTTGCTTCGACTTCACGGCCCCCGACTACTCGATACCCGCCCTGCCCGACACCACCGCCCTGATGGCCCGCGCCGACGCCGGCTCGTCGCTCCCCACCGTGGCGCTGCCCGCCACCGGCACCCAGGCGATGCCCGCGACCGAGCCGGGTGAGCGCCCGCACCGCCAACTGCCGTACCGGCCGTGGGCGGACGTCGCGACGGACCGGGCCACCGGCCTGGTCACCTGCACGATGACCAACGGCGGTTCGGTGGCGTTCCCGTTCACCGTCTACCCCAACACGGTGTTCGCGTTCGCGGGGACGCCGTACACGGTCGCCCCCGGAGCGAGCCGCACGTACACCTGGGACGCCACCGGCACCGACGGGCGCTACGACTTCACCGTCCACGGGCCCGACGGCTTCGTCCGCCGCTTCGCCGGCACGGTCGTCCGCACCGGCCAGGAGGACGTGGCGGTGCCGTCCGTCACCGCCGGCGCCCCCGGGGCGGGCGCCGCGACCGTCGCCGTGCTGCTCGCCAACGGCGGCCGGAGCGAGACCTCCTTCACGCTGACCCCGAACGACTTCGCCGGGGTCGCGCAGACCGCGTGGGTCGCGCCCGGCGCCGGCGTCACCGTCAACTGGCCACTGGATCAGGGACGTTACGACCTCACCGTGACGGCCGGCACCGGCACCCGGTTCGCCCAGCGGTACGCGGGCCGCCTGCACTGAGACCGGAACCGGCCGGGCGCCACCCCGCGCGGGGTGGCGGCCGGCCGGTGCGATGGGTCGCGCCCACCCGCCCGATCGCAGGCCGCTCAGCGGGCGAGCCGGCCCATCAGCCCCGATGCGGCGCCGATGCCGACGAGCGCCGCGAGGCAGAGCACGCCGAAATCCGCCCAGAGGTGGGAGGGGGTGCCCAGGAGCAGACCGCGCAGGGCGTCGACCTCGTAACTGAGCGGGTTGACCAGGCTGACGGCCTGGAGCCAGCCGGGCATCAGGGCGACCGGGTAGAGCGCGTTCGAGGCGAAGAACAGCGGCATGGTGATGGCCTGGCCGATGCCCATCAGGCGGTCCCGGGTGAGCACGATGCCGGCGATGGACATGGAGAGGCAGGAGAAGAACGCCGACCCGAGCACCACCACCACGACCACACCGAGCAGCCGCAGCGGGTTCCAGGTCATCGCGACGCCGAGCAGCGCGGCGATGACGATCACCACCACCGCCTGGATCACCGACTTCACCCCGGCGGCGAAGGCCTTGCCCGCCACCAGCGCGGAGTGCGGGGTGGGGGTGACCAGGAGTTTGGAGAGCACCCCCGAGTCGCGTTCCCAGATGATCATGATTCCGTAGAAGATCGCGATGAACATCGCGGACTGCGCGATGATCCCCGGAGCCAGGTAGTCCAGGTACGGGATGCCCCCGGTCGGAATCACCCGCAGCCGGGTGAAGGTCTCGCCGAAGATCAGCAGCCAGAGCGCCGGCTGAACGGCCCGGGTGTACAGCTCCGTACGGTCGTGCCGCAGCTTCTGGAGTTCGACCACGCACATGGCGCCGACCCGGGCGGGGAACACCTGCCAGCCGGAGCGGACCCTCGGCGGGGTGCCGAGCAGACCGATGGACGCGGCTCCCGGGGCGTCAGCCGACCCGGGACGCGGTGCGACGGGTGTTGCGGACATCGCGGAACTCCCCTCCTGCCTGGTCGTCGGTGAGGCCGCTGCCGGCGAAGTGCCGGAAGACGTCCTCCAGGGTGGGGGCCGGACCGCCCGCCTCGCCGGACCGCGCCCGCAGGTCGGCCAGTTCGGCCTTGAGCCGGGCGGGGGTGCCGAGCGCGCGGATCCGGCCCCGGTGCATCAGGGCGAGGCGGTCGCAGTACTGGTCCGCCTCGTCCATGTAGTGGGTGGTGACCAGGACGGTCATCCCGGTGGCCTCGCGGATTTCGGTGAGGCGGTCCCAGACGCTGGTACGCGCGATCGGGTCCAGCCCGATGGTCGGCTCGTCCAGGATCAGCAGCCGGGGTGCGCTGACCAGCGCCTGCGCCAGCTCCAACCGGCGGACCATGCCGCCGGAGTACGTCCCCGCCATCCGTCCGGCGGCCTCGCCGAGCCCGACCGCGTCCAGCGCCTGGGTGATCCTCGGCGCCCGCTCGCGGCGCGGCACGTCGTAGACCCGGGCGAACAGTTCGACGTTCTCGCGCCCGGTCAGGTTGGAGTCGGCGGAGAGCTGCTGCGGGACGTACCCCAGCAACCGCCGGACCGCCATCCGCTCCCGGGCCACGTCGTGGCCGAAGACCCGGACCATCCCGGGGGGCACGGGCAGCAGCGTGGTGATCGCCCTGATCGCGGTGGTCTTGCCCGCTCCGTTGGGGCCGAGCAGGCCGAACACCTCACCCGGCGCCACCGCGAGGTCCACGCCGTCCACGGCTCTGGTGCCGCCGAAACTGTGGACCAGGCCGGTGCAGCTCACCGCGTCCGCGGTACCGGCACCGGTACCGGTGTGGTCGGTCATCGCGTCGCCTCCTCCTCGTGCAGGTTCGCGGCCAGCCTGCGCAGTGCGGGCAGGGCCGCCGCGAGATGGGCCCGGTCCTCCTCCGTGAGCCGGTCCAGCTGCTCGCGCAACAGCGCGGCCCGGCGCTCCTCCCAGGCCCTCAGTCGCGCGGCCGCCGCCGGGGTGACCCTCAGCAGGGCCGCCCGCCCGTCCTGCGGGTCGGGCTCCCGGGCGAGCAGACCCAGCCCGACCAGCTGTCGGACCAGCGTCGACACCGAGTTGCCGGCCAGCCGCAGCTCCTCCGCCGCCTCCGAGACCCGCAACCCCGGCCGCGACCCGACCAGGCGCAGCAGTTCGACCTGCGCCCCCCTCAGCCGGGGGTCGGGCGCGCCGCGGCGAAGTCGGCGCCGCACCAGGCGGTTGATGCCGACCAGGAGTCCCTCGAAGTCGGCGGGGAGTGCCGGATCGTCCATGTCCCGATTTTAGCTCTCACTGAGAGCAAAAAGCTCGGGAATCCCACAACCGGCCGGGGAGCGCAGCCGGATGGGGCGCGGCCCCTCCCGGCGGACGGGCCGCCGGGGGCACGGGCGACGCCGTCGAGCACGACCCGGTCGCCGTGGGGCTCGCCCGACACGTTCGCCGCGACGGCCGGGCCGGGCGCTCCTCAGACGCTGCGGGCGACGATGTCGCCGTGGCCGGTGGTCGCGTGGATGTCCAGGTCGGCGACGCCGTCGGTGTTCCTGAGCGCGTTGTGGATCCGGCCGTGGGTGGTTCCGGCGTCCAGGGAGGCGCAGACGCCGCGGGCGACGCCGACCGAGACATCACCGGCCAGGGTGCGCAGCGTGACCGTTCCGCGCACGGCCTCGGCGATCCGGATGTCGCCCTTCTCGGTGCTGATCTCCGCGGGGCCGGCCAGCCGGCCGACCGAGACGTCGCCGGAGAGGAGGGTGAGGCGGGCACTCGCGGCCTCGTCGAGCTCGACCGAGCCCCGCGCACCCTCGAAGGCGACGTCGCCGAGCCTTCCGACGCCCCGGAACCCGGCGGCGGCCGCCTTCCCCTCGACCCGGGAGCCGGCCGGCAGCTGGACGGTCACCTCGACGGATCCGGAGTTGCCGAGGATCCGGTTCTTCGCCGGCGAGGCCCCGATCCGCAGCACGCCGTCGCCGAACTCGACCGTGACCTGCTCCGCCGCCTTCACGTCGTGCCCCTTCGCGGCGTCCGCGGGCCGGACCTCGACCGTGGTGTCGACCCGGTCGGCGGCGATGAACCGGATGTTCCCGGCGGGGATGTCGAAGATGGCGGAGATCGGGGCGGTGGTGTCGAACTTCTGCATCGTACTCTCCTGTGCTCGCTGTTTCTGACTTCGCAAACGCTACGTTGCGTTCAAGATTTCAGCAATAGATTCGTTGCACAGTAGATGCATCTTCGCAGGTAAGGACAGGAGAATCATTGCAATAGCCATGAATCTAATGCAACGTCAGTCCGCCCGATCGTTGCAATGAATTGAAGGTGAACGCTACCTCGGAAGCCTCGGGAGAACAGCGGGCCGGCGCCGGCGGGTGTGGCATCACCACCACCCGTCGGCGCCGGCCCGGTCGGCGCGGTCGTCCGTCAGCCCGCGAGCAGCTTCGGCAGCTCGGCGATCGAGGCGAGCACGTGCGTGGCGCCGTCCGCCCGCAGCCGCTCCTCGCCGTGCGCCCCGGTGAGGACGCCGGCGACGATCGGGGCACCCGCCCGAGTGCCGGTGAGCATGTCGTAGCCGGTGTCGCCCGCGACCGCGATCCGGTGCACGGAGTCGGTGCCGGTACGCAGCAGGGCGGTGAGGGCGAGGTCGGGGTAGGGACGGCCCCGGCCGGCCTCGGCGGGGCAGAGGGTGAGGTCCGCGATGTCCTGCCAGCCGAGGGCGGCCAGGATGCGGTCCTGGGTGGCGCGGGAGAAGCCGGTGGTGAGGACCACCTTCCGTCCCTGCGAGCGGAGTTCGGCGATCGCCTCGGCGGCGCCGGGCAGGGCCGAGCAGTGCCCGGCGTCGACCAGGTCGTGGTAGGCGGCCTCGAAGGCGAGGTTGGCGCGCTGGGCCTTGTCCTCCTCCCCGAAGAGATGGCGGAAGACCGAGATCTTGGACTCGCCCATGGTGGCGCGGACGTGCTCCAGCATGCGCTGGTGCTCGGGCCCTCCGCCGTCGACGCCGAGGCTCCCGGCGGCGGCGGCGAAGGCCCGCTCGACCAGACCGTCGTCGGCCACGGTGGTGCCTGCCATGTCGAGGACGACCAGGCGGATGTCGGTGCTC
The sequence above is drawn from the Kitasatospora sp. NBC_00315 genome and encodes:
- a CDS encoding phosphonatase-like hydrolase, which codes for MSTDIRLVVLDMAGTTVADDGLVERAFAAAAGSLGVDGGGPEHQRMLEHVRATMGESKISVFRHLFGEEDKAQRANLAFEAAYHDLVDAGHCSALPGAAEAIAELRSQGRKVVLTTGFSRATQDRILAALGWQDIADLTLCPAEAGRGRPYPDLALTALLRTGTDSVHRIAVAGDTGYDMLTGTRAGAPIVAGVLTGAHGEERLRADGATHVLASIAELPKLLAG
- a CDS encoding MarR family winged helix-turn-helix transcriptional regulator, with the protein product MDDPALPADFEGLLVGINRLVRRRLRRGAPDPRLRGAQVELLRLVGSRPGLRVSEAAEELRLAGNSVSTLVRQLVGLGLLAREPDPQDGRAALLRVTPAAAARLRAWEERRAALLREQLDRLTEEDRAHLAAALPALRRLAANLHEEEATR
- a CDS encoding phosphocholine-specific phospholipase C; its protein translation is MPELSRRSFVGATAAATATALVGLDAAPATAATPAAGSVADVKHVVILMQENRSFDHYFGTLNGVRGFNDKQALQFPDGTDVYRQPDAGRSDGGVMLPYRMDTSKYNSQNAGGLAHDWATGHQAINNGAMNKWVAAKGERTMGYFTRADIPYQYALADAFTLCDAYFCSLAGPTDPNRLYLWTGTSGPGRDGTTGPWIDNTPVTDNPVADWTTYAERLQAAGVSWRVYHNPSKDDRTGDYDDNALSYFKQFHNFPTTDPRYVNAMTKSDPAAFDAHCKDGSLPTVSWLVAPYLFSEHPNAGPAYGAHWVDQALQSLMSNPEVWKHTAFLVMYDENDGYFDHVIPPTPEAGTAEEFTQGRAIGLGNRVPLWVASPWSRGGYVNSQVFDHTSVLRFLETVTGVAEPNISAWRRAVCGDLTSCFDFTAPDYSIPALPDTTALMARADAGSSLPTVALPATGTQAMPATEPGERPHRQLPYRPWADVATDRATGLVTCTMTNGGSVAFPFTVYPNTVFAFAGTPYTVAPGASRTYTWDATGTDGRYDFTVHGPDGFVRRFAGTVVRTGQEDVAVPSVTAGAPGAGAATVAVLLANGGRSETSFTLTPNDFAGVAQTAWVAPGAGVTVNWPLDQGRYDLTVTAGTGTRFAQRYAGRLH
- a CDS encoding ABC transporter ATP-binding protein; the encoded protein is MTDHTGTGAGTADAVSCTGLVHSFGGTRAVDGVDLAVAPGEVFGLLGPNGAGKTTAIRAITTLLPVPPGMVRVFGHDVARERMAVRRLLGYVPQQLSADSNLTGRENVELFARVYDVPRRERAPRITQALDAVGLGEAAGRMAGTYSGGMVRRLELAQALVSAPRLLILDEPTIGLDPIARTSVWDRLTEIREATGMTVLVTTHYMDEADQYCDRLALMHRGRIRALGTPARLKAELADLRARSGEAGGPAPTLEDVFRHFAGSGLTDDQAGGEFRDVRNTRRTASRVG
- a CDS encoding DUF4097 family beta strand repeat-containing protein, with amino-acid sequence MQKFDTTAPISAIFDIPAGNIRFIAADRVDTTVEVRPADAAKGHDVKAAEQVTVEFGDGVLRIGASPAKNRILGNSGSVEVTVQLPAGSRVEGKAAAAGFRGVGRLGDVAFEGARGSVELDEAASARLTLLSGDVSVGRLAGPAEISTEKGDIRIAEAVRGTVTLRTLAGDVSVGVARGVCASLDAGTTHGRIHNALRNTDGVADLDIHATTGHGDIVARSV
- a CDS encoding ABC transporter permease; the protein is MSATPVAPRPGSADAPGAASIGLLGTPPRVRSGWQVFPARVGAMCVVELQKLRHDRTELYTRAVQPALWLLIFGETFTRLRVIPTGGIPYLDYLAPGIIAQSAMFIAIFYGIMIIWERDSGVLSKLLVTPTPHSALVAGKAFAAGVKSVIQAVVVIVIAALLGVAMTWNPLRLLGVVVVVVLGSAFFSCLSMSIAGIVLTRDRLMGIGQAITMPLFFASNALYPVALMPGWLQAVSLVNPLSYEVDALRGLLLGTPSHLWADFGVLCLAALVGIGAASGLMGRLAR